One window from the genome of Marinobacter sp. M3C encodes:
- a CDS encoding enoyl-CoA hydratase-related protein has protein sequence MTEPNSVPNSAPDSAQNMAVVINTRSPGVTEVVLNRPEKRNAFDDVIIGQLIAAFQQIGQDSGTNVVVLRSEGKHFSAGADLGWMRRMADNSQQENLNDSRQLARLMSVLNSLPQPVIGLVQGAAFGGAVGLAACCDIVIATEQSKFCLSEVKLGLIPAVISPYVVRAIGERQARRYFLTAEVFDAYQACEFGLVHIVATDNDDLQTRCDQMLRQLAGNGPQAMGAAKALIFAVSQQPLSADVIEDTARRIADIRVGQEGQEGLAAFLEKRAASWVPEDQH, from the coding sequence ATGACCGAACCAAATTCTGTCCCAAACTCGGCCCCTGACTCTGCCCAAAATATGGCCGTTGTGATCAACACCCGCAGCCCCGGCGTGACCGAGGTGGTGTTGAACCGCCCCGAAAAACGCAACGCCTTTGACGACGTGATCATCGGCCAGCTGATTGCCGCGTTCCAACAGATCGGGCAAGACAGCGGCACTAACGTGGTGGTACTGCGTTCCGAAGGCAAACACTTTTCCGCCGGAGCCGATCTGGGCTGGATGCGGCGCATGGCCGACAACAGCCAGCAGGAAAACCTGAACGATTCACGCCAGCTCGCGCGCCTGATGTCGGTGCTGAACAGCCTGCCACAGCCCGTGATCGGACTGGTTCAGGGTGCCGCTTTTGGCGGTGCCGTGGGCCTGGCAGCCTGCTGCGATATCGTGATTGCGACCGAACAAAGTAAGTTCTGCTTAAGCGAGGTGAAGCTGGGGCTGATTCCAGCCGTGATCAGCCCTTACGTGGTGCGCGCCATAGGTGAGCGCCAAGCGCGGCGCTATTTTTTGACGGCGGAAGTATTCGATGCCTATCAGGCCTGCGAGTTCGGGCTGGTGCACATCGTTGCGACAGACAACGACGACCTGCAAACCCGCTGCGACCAAATGCTGCGGCAGCTTGCTGGCAATGGCCCCCAGGCCATGGGCGCCGCCAAAGCGCTCATTTTTGCCGTCAGCCAACAACCGCTAAGTGCAGATGTGATTGAAGACACGGCCCGGCGCATTGCCGATATCCGCGTGGGACAAGAAGGCCAGGAAGGCCTTGCCGCTTTCCTTGAAAAACGTGCCGCCAGCTGGGTTCCGGAGGACCAACACTGA
- a CDS encoding carboxyl transferase domain-containing protein, with translation MTILQSKINSRSEEFQAKHQSMADAVADLREKVATIQQGGGPSYQERHIARGKLLPRERINRLLDDGSPFLEIGQLAAYNVYEDNIPAAGLIAGIGRVSDTECMIIANDATVKGGTYYPLTVKKHLRAQEIALANRLPCIYLVDSGGAYLPRQDEVFPDRDHFGRIFYNQARMSAEDIPQIAVVMGLCTAGGAYVPAMADESIIVRNQGTIFLAGPPLVKAATGEVVSAEDLGGADVHCKVSGVADHYAENDAHALDIARRCVSNLNRRKPADVQIRKPKAPLFDASEIYGIVGTDLRKQFDVRDVIARVVDGSEFDEFKRYYGQTLVTGFAHVHGYPVGIIANNGILFSESAQKGAHFIELCCQRNIPLLFLQNVTGFMVGQKHEAEGIAKHGAKMVMAVACANVPKITVLIGGSFGAGNYGMCGRAYSPDFLWMWPNARISVMGGEQAAGVLAQVRRDGMERNGETWSGEDEAAFKQPIIDTYEHQGHPYFASARLWDDGVIDPAQTREVVALSLSATLNRPAQPTRFGVFRM, from the coding sequence ATGACAATACTCCAAAGCAAAATCAACTCCAGATCTGAAGAATTTCAGGCCAAACACCAATCCATGGCCGACGCCGTAGCCGACCTGCGGGAAAAAGTTGCCACCATCCAGCAAGGCGGCGGCCCCAGCTATCAGGAGCGCCACATCGCCCGTGGCAAACTGCTGCCCCGGGAGCGCATTAACCGCCTGCTGGACGACGGCTCGCCGTTCCTCGAAATCGGCCAGCTCGCCGCCTACAACGTTTACGAAGACAACATACCCGCCGCTGGCCTGATCGCCGGCATCGGCCGCGTTAGCGACACCGAATGCATGATCATCGCGAACGACGCCACCGTAAAAGGCGGCACTTACTACCCGCTCACCGTCAAAAAACACCTGCGGGCCCAGGAAATCGCCCTCGCCAACCGCCTGCCCTGCATTTACCTGGTAGACTCCGGCGGCGCCTACCTGCCGCGCCAGGATGAAGTGTTCCCCGATCGTGATCACTTCGGCCGCATCTTCTACAACCAGGCCCGCATGTCCGCCGAAGACATCCCCCAGATTGCTGTGGTGATGGGCCTGTGCACCGCCGGCGGCGCCTACGTACCGGCCATGGCCGACGAATCCATCATCGTGCGCAACCAGGGCACCATCTTCCTGGCCGGCCCGCCACTGGTGAAAGCCGCCACCGGTGAAGTGGTCAGTGCCGAAGATCTGGGCGGTGCCGACGTGCACTGCAAAGTGTCCGGTGTGGCCGACCACTACGCCGAAAACGACGCCCACGCCCTGGACATCGCGCGCCGCTGCGTGTCTAACCTGAACCGCCGTAAACCCGCAGACGTGCAAATTCGCAAACCCAAAGCGCCCCTGTTCGACGCTAGCGAAATTTACGGCATCGTCGGCACCGACCTGCGCAAACAGTTTGACGTGCGCGACGTTATCGCCCGCGTTGTAGACGGCTCGGAATTCGACGAATTCAAACGCTATTACGGTCAGACTCTGGTCACCGGCTTTGCCCATGTGCACGGCTATCCCGTAGGCATTATTGCCAACAACGGCATACTGTTCAGCGAATCCGCCCAAAAAGGCGCGCACTTCATAGAGCTTTGCTGCCAGCGCAATATTCCGCTGCTGTTCCTGCAAAATGTGACCGGCTTTATGGTGGGCCAGAAGCACGAAGCCGAAGGCATTGCCAAACACGGCGCCAAAATGGTGATGGCCGTCGCCTGCGCCAACGTGCCAAAAATTACCGTACTGATCGGCGGCAGCTTCGGCGCAGGAAACTACGGCATGTGCGGCCGCGCCTACAGCCCCGATTTCCTGTGGATGTGGCCTAACGCCCGCATTTCCGTAATGGGTGGCGAACAGGCTGCCGGTGTACTCGCACAGGTTCGCCGCGACGGCATGGAACGCAATGGCGAAACCTGGAGCGGCGAAGACGAAGCTGCCTTCAAACAACCCATTATTGACACCTACGAACACCAGGGCCACCCCTACTTCGCCAGTGCCCGCCTGTGGGACGACGGCGTGATAGACCCAGCCCAAACCCGCGAAGTAGTGGCCCTGAGTCTTTCGGCCACACTAAACCGCCCCGCCCAGCCAACACGCTTCGGCGTGTTCCGCATGTAA